The Coffea arabica cultivar ET-39 chromosome 1e, Coffea Arabica ET-39 HiFi, whole genome shotgun sequence genome has a window encoding:
- the LOC113692886 gene encoding uncharacterized protein, translated as MEMDQQNQPIREVFGTSPNTIQSLPPPFNELQQEKPLLLPTSSTELQQEEPLLLAGSSSNASSNNDGVNEFFDEEEEFIDHAFFESFPPGYRFCPKDGELIVFYLRKKIAKDELPRNQIRHVNLYQHSPDKISERYPPIGEKEWYFFTPRNRKYRNGERPNRATGTGYWKATGADKPVNHDGSLVGFRKALVFYEGKPPKGVKTNWIMHEYRVKEPPRKRSNTMDMRLDDFVLCRIYKKTDKSFKSRPRNEDSEDLDQNDYPTPQGNERLDQNNAYPLDMDMGNRNDLGGLDRELKAFEASSGLVQSEYHIGLHEMSNVMGTSLLADSVKCFNNNFQIPFNCGAKPVNYKGFVYPMENVLTPKYLREAPDVKPRKAMWNITKDYETFNLSPEIDFGTTIDFPDLDNLMNNRPSNSCFENSNNPFDSPPMPRRS; from the exons ATGGAGATGGACCAGCAGAATCAGCCGATACGTGAGGTTTTTGGTACATCTCCAAATACTATTCAAAGTCTTCCTCCTCCTTTTAATGAACTACAACAAGAAAAACCATTACTCTTGCCTACATCAAGCACTGAACTACAACAAGAAGAACCATTACTCTTGGCTGGATCAAGCAGCAATGCTTCTTCTAATAATGATGGTGtgaatgaattttttgatgaaGAAGAGGAGTTTATTGATCATGCCTTTTTCGAGTCGTTTCCGCCGGGGTATAGATTTTGTCCCAAGGACGGTGAACTCATTGTTTTTTACCTGAGGAAAAAGATTGCTAAGGACGAATTGCCTCGTAACCAGATTAGACATGTCAATCTCTATCAGCACAGTCCAGATAAGATTTCAG AGAGATATCCACCAATAGGTGAAAAGGAGTGGTACTTTTTCACCCCAAGAAACCGAAAATATCGAAATGGGGAACGACCAAATCGAGCTACTGGAACTGGATATTGGAAGGCTACTGGAGCAGACAAACCTGTCAACCACGACGGTTCCCTGGTGGGATTCAGGAAGGCATTGGTTTTTTATGAAGGAAAACCCCCGAAAGGGGTAAAAACCAACTGGATAATGCACGAATATAGAGTGAAGGAACCTCCAAGAAAGAGATCAAATACAATGGACATGAGG TTGGATGATTTTGTTCTATGCAGGATATACAAGAAAACTGATAAATCCTTCAAAAGCCGACCGCGCAATGAAGATTCTGAAGATCTTGATCAAAACGACTATCCAACTCCCCAAGGGAATGAAAGACTTGATCAAAACAATGCGTATCCTCTAGATATGGACATGGGTAATAGGAATGATCTAGGTGGACTTGACAGGGAGTTGAAAGCATTCGAAGCTTCGTCCGGACTTGTTCAATCTGAATACCACATCGGACTCCATGAAATGTCCAATGTGATGGGAACTTCTTTACTTGCAGACTCCGTTAAGTGCTTCAACAATAATTTCCAGATACCATTTAATTGTGGAGCAAAACCAGTAAATTACAAAGGTTTTGTGTATCCAATGGAGAATGTTTTGACGCCGAAATATTTGAGAGAAGCTCCGGACGTTAAACCAAGAAAGGCTATGTGGAACATTACGAAGGATTATGAGACCTTCAATTTGTCGCCAGAGATTGATTTTGGAACCACTATAGATTTCCCAGATTTGGACAATCTTATGAACAATCGACCATCAAACAGTTGCTTTGAAAACTCAAATAATCCTTTTGATAGTCCACCAATGCCCAGAAGAAGCTGA
- the LOC140016608 gene encoding uncharacterized protein produces MRRGYEKLDGNGSRRRKRRVVELATENGSSRRRLFWRIRLTPRLKLKLRLRFSPKKFILGRRDAYINLMTKLASSRFVNSRVAGYPGEGISGFGLRPLKEYDEKMIVEIYKSLVMAQGHQLVNPGVVVAVAPPQNSHSSDGN; encoded by the coding sequence ATGAGGAGAGGATACGAGAAACTAGATGGGAACGGTAGTCGACGGAGGAAGAGAAGGGTGGTGGAGTTGGCGACGGAAAACGGGTCAAGCCGGAGGAGGCTGTTCTGGAGGATAAGGTTGACTCCCAGGCTGAAGCTGAAACTAAGATTAAGATTCTCGCCCAAGAAATTTATCCTGGGACGTCGGGATGCCTACATTAATTTGATGACCAAGCTGGCCAGCAGCCGGTTCGTCAACAGCAGGGTGGCCGGATATCCTGGGGAGGGCATCAGCGGGTTTGGGTTGCGCCCGCTCAAAGAGTACGACGAGAAGATGATCGTCGAGATCTACAAGTCTTTGGTGATGGCTCAGGGCCACCAATTGGTGAATCCTGGCGTCGTTGTCGCAGTCGCACCCCCACAAAATTCCCACTCTTCCGACGGTAACTGA